TGGCAATTCCTTTTAGCACAAAAATTTGAATTTCTTGTTTACCGTCCACCATGCTAAGTTGCCTTGTCGTAGTTGTTATTTGTTTGTCTTGTTTCCACTTTTATATCAAGATTGTACTATGAACTATTTAATCGAAAGTTTCTTTTCGGTAAAAGTTCCGACCTATTCATCAATAGACATGGCAGCTCATTAGAAATAACCAAAATAGCAACCAGGTCTGTACACCTCTAGCGACGATTACGAGCAATGGAATGAGCCAAAGGCGCACCGCTGTCATCGTCCATCCCTTACAGGAGATGGACAGACCTTGTCATAGTAGCCAATCAGAAAGTTTTCATGCTAAGACCACACATGACTAGTGCATCAGAATAGCAACCTCGCCAATGAAGAGAAGCTTAAATCGAAAGGATCCAATCTATAGACACACGAACACACACAGATGAAGACTTTATCCAAGTAGATCCACCGAAGGCAAATGCCGACCGAATTCAGCGGGATCCGCCTACGCAGCACTGAGACGGGAGTCACGTGAGGAGAATCTTATTCCATTTTCTAAAAGTCGTTGCCGCCGCCTCGCCTTTCTAAACAGGATACAATCATACAAACTCTAAAAGAACAAAAAAAAAAAACACCTAAAAACATCATATGTTTCGACAATATCAATTTCTTCAACAGTTCTATTGTTTTCTCAACGTAGCCGATGCGCCCTTGCGTTCTACTAGTAGCATCGGTAAAACACATACGCACGCACACGTTCTTTTTTTTACAGTGCAATTCTTCGGCGATTTATTACTTTTTTTTTTGCACGCTTCGGCGCTTTATTACACAAAGGTAGCACAGACTTCTCACGGAACCACGAATACTAGTGCATAGAGCACAACGTCGTCAAACTGAAGGGCAATGCAAATTAACCAGCGCGCACGGTACACAGAGCCAGGTATCATCGATCGATCTTGAGTCAGTCAGTCGTCCATGTTGTGCTGGAGCCTGAGCGCGAAGGCCTGGAGCGAGAGGAGCACCTTCCTGAGCCGCTCCCTGGTCTCGGCGTCGATGAGGTTCCCCTCCTCGTCGAACTTGGGCGGCTCCGCAAACGCCCTCACGTGGAGCTCCGGCTTGTTGATGAAGTGGAGGTCGAGGAACACCCCGATCTGGCGGAGGTGGAGCGACGCCCTGGCCCCGCCGAAGTCGCCCCCCGCGCACACGATCGCCGCCGCCCTGTCCGCCCAGCAGTTGCGCTTGCCCCTCGACGCCCAGTCCAGCGCGTTCTTCAGGGACGCTGTGACCGAGTAGTTGTACTCGGGCGAGGCGAAGAGGAAGCAGTCTGCGGCGCGGACGCTGTCGCGGAGCGCCTCCACGGCCGGCGGGAAGCCCTTGCCGCCGTCGGTCTCCAGGTCCGGGTTGACCATGGGCAGGCCGGAGATGTCCACGTGGTCGATGCGCAGCCCCGGGATGGACTCCTCGCAAAGCTCCTCCGCTACATCGATCAACTCAGCGGTGCATAATTAGCAAGCGAGCTAGGCAACCATGGTGATTGGTGATGAATTGTGCGTACCGGCGCGGATGAGGCCGCGGTGCCACGAGTCCTTGCGGAGGGAGCCGCAGAATGCGGCCACTCGGAGGGTGGGCTTCGCCGTCGTCGACGCCGTCAGGGAATCCATGATTCTTCTGGATCCGATTCTTCTGTCTTGGGTCGCCCTGACACCGAGTCCCTGAGCTGAGAGTGGAGTGGCCGTGGGTACTGATCGATGTGGAGCTCAGGTGCTTGATGTCCTGTCTTGTCCTGGAGGAGACGGAATAAATAGATGACTGATTGGTCTCAGCCAGGTCATCGTGAACGTCAGACGTTGGTTATGCGAGTATTTGATTAGCACAAATTAAGAAGAGTATCTGCACTGCACTAGTAGTGGTGGAGTGTACGCGGAGCGTCATCGATGGCATCATACCACTGCTTCCGATCATTAGCAGCCTAATCTACTGACAATATATAATCAGCTGATACACGCGACGTATTATATTGTCAACGAGTCAACCACCGTTGGATAAGAAAAACACCGCTAGATAAAAGTAGACTTGAACGTGACAACCGCAGCCAGCAGCCGGCACCAGAGGAGTACTCTGACATCATCGATGGCGTCAAATCGCCTCGCTATCGACCGCGGGCTTCCTGAGAGGCGTTAAATCACACATGGTTTTCCTCAATATATAGCTATTTAAAAGATGCACATGCTACTTCCAG
The Aegilops tauschii subsp. strangulata cultivar AL8/78 chromosome 3, Aet v6.0, whole genome shotgun sequence genome window above contains:
- the LOC109749758 gene encoding probable NADPH:quinone oxidoreductase 1; the encoded protein is MDSLTASTTAKPTLRVAAFCGSLRKDSWHRGLIRAAEELCEESIPGLRIDHVDISGLPMVNPDLETDGGKGFPPAVEALRDSVRAADCFLFASPEYNYSVTASLKNALDWASRGKRNCWADRAAAIVCAGGDFGGARASLHLRQIGVFLDLHFINKPELHVRAFAEPPKFDEEGNLIDAETRERLRKVLLSLQAFALRLQHNMDD